One stretch of Rhodopirellula halodulae DNA includes these proteins:
- a CDS encoding dihydrodipicolinate synthase family protein, producing the protein MNTNTLPELTSAPAPIRHRKITGMSAILLPMTTGGEIDWTGFESHVVATLDAGLTPAINMDTGYANLISDDIRDEALSRTNAIADGRSYLGGVFVGDGPDASFDADAYRRGIEQIQRHQGTPIFFQSFGLTSGDDDAILAAYDELAKECESFYAFELGTMFAPFGKIYSLSLYERLMGIKNCLGAKHSSLDRILEWQRLELRNRIRPDFKVLTGNDLAIDMVMYGSDYLLGLSTFCPAEFALRDSMWENGDPRFYALNDLLQYLGAFAFRAPVPAYKHTAAMFLHARGKIASNQTYPGSPERPASDQAILDLISQDLAAYL; encoded by the coding sequence ATGAACACCAACACTCTGCCTGAACTGACGTCCGCGCCCGCCCCCATCCGCCATCGCAAGATCACCGGTATGTCGGCCATTCTGTTGCCGATGACGACCGGTGGTGAGATCGATTGGACGGGCTTTGAGTCCCACGTGGTTGCGACGCTGGACGCGGGACTGACGCCGGCCATCAACATGGACACCGGCTACGCGAACCTGATCTCCGACGACATTCGCGACGAAGCCCTCTCGCGAACCAACGCCATTGCGGATGGACGATCGTATCTGGGTGGGGTGTTTGTCGGCGATGGCCCCGATGCTTCCTTCGACGCGGACGCTTACCGCCGAGGCATCGAGCAGATTCAACGTCATCAGGGCACACCGATCTTCTTCCAGTCGTTCGGGCTGACATCCGGCGACGACGACGCCATTCTCGCGGCTTACGACGAACTGGCGAAGGAGTGCGAATCGTTCTACGCCTTTGAACTGGGCACCATGTTCGCACCGTTCGGCAAGATCTACTCCTTGTCGCTTTATGAGCGGCTGATGGGAATCAAGAACTGCCTCGGTGCCAAACATTCGTCGCTGGATCGAATTTTGGAATGGCAGCGATTGGAACTTCGCAACCGCATTCGCCCTGACTTCAAAGTCCTGACCGGCAATGATTTGGCGATCGACATGGTGATGTACGGCAGCGATTACCTGCTCGGCCTTTCCACGTTCTGCCCCGCGGAGTTCGCCTTGCGTGATTCCATGTGGGAAAACGGCGACCCGCGTTTTTACGCACTCAATGATCTGCTGCAGTACCTGGGGGCCTTCGCGTTTCGCGCTCCGGTGCCGGCCTACAAGCACACGGCAGCGATGTTCCTGCACGCCCGTGGCAAGATCGCCAGCAATCAAACCTATCCCGGCAGCCCCGAACGTCCCGCTAGCGACCAAGCCATCTTGGATCTGATCTCGCAAGACCTCGCCGCCTACCTGTAG
- a CDS encoding RNA 2'-phosphotransferase, producing MNKRLTRVSKYLTYILRHEPQSIGLQLDSDGSIGVQKLVEHANASGKNITTEQVLQVVERHPDPLFALSPDGQRIRAI from the coding sequence ATGAACAAGCGACTGACACGGGTGAGCAAATACCTCACCTACATTCTTCGGCACGAACCGCAATCGATCGGACTCCAACTGGATTCCGACGGTTCGATCGGCGTGCAGAAATTGGTGGAACACGCCAACGCGTCCGGCAAAAACATCACCACCGAACAAGTCTTGCAGGTGGTGGAGCGGCATCCAGATCCTTTGTTCGCCCTGAGCCCCGACGGCCAACGCATCCGAGCGATCTGA
- a CDS encoding aminotransferase class I/II-fold pyridoxal phosphate-dependent enzyme, with protein MRRHHCNRLKSVDLQQYFQNETPPRDHFVSVLRHWVQVRPHAPAFSFTDGEGTTQTLSYTQLWDEVQGLAGYLQGRCGIRAGDRVLLLYPPGLDFVIGLFATHAAGAIAVPAYPPRRNRKASRIRSIVVDADARWALSTQSVVDQLSGNELHEDLIGVQLLGTDNPNKRDAAHWRCPKLRNEALGVLQYTSGSTGSPKGVMLTQANLIANSELILHAFEPEATIIGASWLPTYHDMGLIGGVLMPMFVGRHNILMSPMAFLQRPIRWLQTIAKLEVTISGGPNFAYQLCVDKIRDEELEGLDLSKWEIAFNGAEPVRKSTLDAFTRRFEPYGFRHSSHLPCYGMAETTLIVTGGPRSPRPITQSFDGPALDEKAVRPSVEMPTTSDTATDNKTDADSANNAETSARNSRELVACGQVLTGEKLVIVDPDTLQTLPPDAIGEIWVQSPSVGRGYWQRREQSTKTFTAMTAEGDGPFLRTGDLGFVYGGQLYVSGRLKDMIIVRGVNRYPQDIEATVERASDVVQAGSVAAFAMNADSDETESGREQLIVVAETVRKRDLDWDEHLQAIRRAVTEEHDLPPDAIYLVRNSSVPKTSSGKIQRHACLHAVRDQELKVIAQWVRGEESSLHQAGAAGETMMKAAAAELSRGQDSNTDPVISEAIVSHVRAIAGERAGTIDAETNIVLDLGLDSLERLEIARNLERTFGGRFPEQVLDEIETIGQVATAVERYLPAGALGRAEQFLAGHDASRRDGDEDLVNATANGSATNSGEGPLARVMQTPQVEPEDDFTQFAEYRRLKSTMRQMQLTGVPNPYFTVHDCIVNDKTMVDGKSLISFASYNYLGLSGHPEVSQAAADAIARYGTSVSASRLVSGEKPIHGELEKKIAKWIGVDSAITMVGGHATNETTIGHLVGPGDLIVHDALSHNSIVQGALLSGAKRRPFPHNDYEALDKMLTALRGQYRRTLIIIEGVYSMDGDFADVPKFIDVKKRHRAMLMVDEAHSFGTMGKTGHGMAEHFGFDARDVDIWMGTLSKSASSCGGYIAGSEALIELLRYTAPGFVFSVGMPPGQVAAAIESLNVLQREPERVQRLRENSELFLKLAREADLDTGDSGGTPVIPVITGNSLIALRLSNRLKKDGINVQPILYPAVDESAARLRFFVTSDHTEEQIRFTVERTAHHLHDLCDSPSSSLRGTG; from the coding sequence CTGAGACGGCATCATTGCAACAGGTTGAAATCGGTGGACCTCCAACAGTACTTCCAAAACGAAACGCCCCCTCGCGACCACTTTGTGTCGGTCCTGCGCCACTGGGTGCAGGTCCGTCCGCATGCCCCCGCGTTTTCGTTCACGGATGGAGAAGGCACCACGCAAACGTTGTCCTACACGCAGTTGTGGGACGAGGTCCAAGGATTGGCCGGTTACCTGCAAGGCCGATGCGGCATCCGCGCGGGCGACCGAGTGTTGCTGCTGTACCCGCCTGGTTTGGATTTTGTCATCGGGCTGTTCGCGACACACGCGGCCGGGGCGATCGCCGTGCCCGCCTACCCGCCACGACGCAACCGCAAAGCCTCGCGAATTCGTTCGATCGTGGTCGACGCCGATGCTCGTTGGGCCCTGTCCACGCAGTCCGTGGTGGATCAACTCTCCGGCAACGAACTTCACGAGGACCTAATCGGCGTGCAATTGCTGGGCACGGACAACCCCAACAAACGCGACGCGGCTCACTGGCGATGCCCCAAACTTCGCAACGAAGCCTTGGGCGTGTTGCAGTACACCTCCGGCTCGACGGGCTCACCCAAAGGCGTGATGCTCACACAAGCCAACTTGATCGCCAACAGCGAATTGATCCTGCACGCGTTCGAGCCCGAAGCCACCATCATCGGTGCCTCGTGGTTGCCGACGTACCACGACATGGGATTGATCGGTGGTGTGTTGATGCCAATGTTTGTTGGCCGACACAACATTTTGATGAGCCCCATGGCGTTCTTGCAGCGTCCCATTCGCTGGCTGCAAACGATCGCCAAGCTGGAAGTCACCATCAGCGGCGGCCCCAACTTTGCCTACCAGTTGTGCGTCGACAAAATTCGCGACGAAGAACTCGAAGGACTCGATCTCTCGAAGTGGGAAATCGCGTTCAACGGAGCCGAACCGGTTCGCAAATCGACTTTGGACGCATTCACTCGCCGCTTTGAACCGTACGGGTTCCGCCACTCGTCGCACCTGCCTTGTTACGGCATGGCCGAGACCACATTGATTGTTACCGGTGGACCTCGTTCGCCGCGTCCAATCACGCAGTCATTCGATGGACCAGCCCTGGACGAAAAGGCCGTTCGACCATCGGTCGAGATGCCAACAACCAGCGATACCGCGACCGACAACAAAACCGACGCTGATTCCGCCAACAACGCGGAAACCTCCGCTCGCAACTCGCGCGAGTTGGTGGCTTGCGGACAAGTTCTGACGGGCGAAAAGCTGGTCATCGTTGATCCCGACACCCTGCAAACGCTGCCTCCTGATGCCATCGGCGAGATTTGGGTTCAGAGTCCCTCGGTCGGCCGCGGCTATTGGCAACGACGCGAACAATCGACCAAGACCTTCACGGCGATGACGGCGGAAGGCGATGGTCCTTTCCTGCGCACCGGCGATTTGGGGTTTGTCTACGGAGGCCAGCTTTATGTGTCCGGCCGTCTGAAAGACATGATCATCGTTCGCGGTGTGAATCGTTATCCGCAAGACATCGAGGCCACGGTCGAACGTGCCAGCGACGTTGTCCAAGCGGGCTCGGTCGCGGCTTTTGCGATGAACGCGGACAGCGATGAGACTGAAAGCGGTCGCGAACAATTGATCGTTGTTGCCGAAACCGTTCGCAAACGCGACTTGGATTGGGACGAACACCTGCAAGCCATCCGGCGTGCGGTCACGGAAGAACACGACTTGCCGCCCGACGCGATCTACTTGGTTCGCAACAGTTCCGTGCCCAAAACCAGCAGCGGCAAAATCCAACGGCACGCCTGCTTGCACGCCGTTCGCGACCAAGAATTGAAAGTGATCGCCCAGTGGGTTCGCGGCGAAGAATCTTCGCTGCACCAAGCCGGTGCGGCCGGCGAAACCATGATGAAGGCCGCCGCGGCGGAACTTTCCAGAGGGCAAGATTCCAACACGGACCCGGTCATCTCGGAAGCCATCGTGTCGCATGTTCGAGCCATCGCAGGAGAGCGAGCCGGCACGATCGATGCGGAAACCAATATTGTTCTTGATCTGGGACTCGATAGTTTGGAACGACTCGAGATTGCACGGAACTTGGAACGCACCTTCGGAGGACGCTTCCCCGAGCAGGTGCTGGACGAAATCGAAACCATCGGGCAAGTCGCCACGGCGGTCGAACGTTACCTGCCCGCCGGTGCACTCGGACGCGCCGAACAGTTCCTCGCCGGTCACGATGCCTCTCGCCGCGATGGCGACGAGGACTTGGTCAACGCGACCGCCAACGGATCCGCGACAAACAGCGGCGAAGGCCCACTGGCCCGCGTCATGCAAACGCCGCAGGTCGAACCGGAAGACGACTTCACTCAGTTCGCTGAATACCGCCGCCTGAAATCAACCATGCGGCAGATGCAGTTGACCGGAGTTCCCAACCCGTACTTCACCGTTCACGACTGCATCGTGAATGACAAGACGATGGTCGACGGGAAATCGCTGATCAGCTTTGCCAGCTACAACTATTTGGGACTTAGCGGTCACCCTGAAGTCTCCCAAGCCGCCGCTGATGCCATCGCGCGTTACGGCACCAGCGTTTCCGCCAGCCGATTGGTCAGCGGCGAAAAACCAATCCATGGCGAACTTGAAAAGAAAATCGCGAAGTGGATCGGTGTCGACTCCGCGATCACCATGGTCGGCGGTCACGCCACCAACGAAACCACCATCGGCCACCTCGTTGGCCCCGGCGACTTGATCGTGCACGACGCGTTGTCCCACAACAGCATCGTGCAGGGGGCACTGCTGTCCGGTGCCAAACGTCGCCCGTTCCCGCACAACGATTACGAAGCCCTCGACAAAATGTTGACGGCTCTGCGAGGCCAATACCGTCGCACGCTGATCATCATCGAAGGCGTCTACAGCATGGACGGTGACTTCGCCGACGTGCCCAAGTTCATCGATGTCAAGAAACGCCATCGGGCGATGCTGATGGTCGACGAAGCCCACAGCTTTGGCACGATGGGTAAGACCGGTCACGGCATGGCGGAACACTTCGGTTTCGATGCTCGTGATGTCGACATCTGGATGGGCACGCTCAGCAAGTCCGCGTCGTCGTGCGGCGGATACATCGCCGGCAGCGAAGCATTGATCGAACTACTCCGCTACACCGCGCCAGGTTTTGTCTTCAGCGTCGGAATGCCACCCGGGCAAGTCGCCGCGGCGATTGAATCGCTGAACGTTTTGCAGCGTGAACCCGAACGTGTGCAGCGTCTTCGCGAAAACAGCGAACTGTTCTTGAAGCTCGCCCGCGAAGCCGATTTGGACACGGGCGACAGCGGCGGAACACCGGTGATTCCCGTGATCACTGGAAACAGCTTGATCGCGTTGCGGCTCAGCAACCGTCTGAAAAAGGACGGCATCAACGTGCAGCCGATCCTTTATCCCGCCGTCGACGAATCCGCGGCTCGCCTGCGTTTCTTCGTCACCAGCGATCACACCGAGGAACAGATTCGCTTCACGGTCGAACGCACCGCGCATCACCTTCATGATCTGTGCGATTCGCCCTCCAGTTCGCTACGCGGCACCGGCTGA
- a CDS encoding phytoene desaturase family protein, protein MAKDFLKGAADEYDVVVIGSGLAGMTSANILGRAGHRVLLLEQHYKLGGLATWFLRPGSHTFDISLHGFPHGMIKSCRRYWSRDISDRIVQLKNIRFDNPQFSLTTTFNREDFTRLLTTKFGIEHATVNEFFDTARGMNFYDDQATTTRQLFDRFFPGRDDVVRLLMEPITYANGSTLEDPAITYGIVFSNFMSKGVFIYEGGTDDLVMRMKKELESNNVDIRINCPVDEIEVSDSPINGTRVSAVKVHGRRIKCRAVVSNANLRTTVLKMLGPEKLDKNFVEETQAVRLNNSSTQVYMALKPGEEIDESSGDLFFTSTAKEFRTDLLLSRDITSRTFSFYYPRTRPHKKKERYAVVSSTNANWSDWADLSEEDYLASKQDLVETTIDALEKYIPGIRDKIEHAEAATPKTFHHYTQHEMGASFGTKFEGLGVSRALPQQIKGMYHAGSVGIIMSGWLGAINYGVIVSNEVDQALVAESTPV, encoded by the coding sequence ATGGCAAAGGATTTTCTCAAGGGAGCCGCCGACGAATACGATGTCGTGGTGATCGGCAGCGGACTGGCCGGAATGACGTCGGCCAACATTCTGGGGCGAGCCGGCCACCGCGTGCTGTTGCTGGAACAACACTACAAGCTCGGCGGGTTGGCAACTTGGTTCCTGCGTCCCGGCAGCCACACGTTTGACATTTCGCTGCACGGTTTCCCGCACGGCATGATCAAATCCTGCCGCCGGTACTGGAGCCGCGACATATCGGACCGAATCGTTCAGCTGAAAAACATTCGATTCGACAACCCCCAATTCTCGCTCACCACGACGTTCAACCGAGAAGACTTCACGCGATTGCTGACGACGAAGTTCGGCATCGAGCACGCCACGGTCAACGAGTTCTTCGACACCGCACGCGGCATGAATTTTTACGACGATCAAGCCACCACCACGCGGCAATTGTTCGACCGGTTCTTTCCCGGACGAGACGACGTGGTTCGGCTATTGATGGAACCGATCACCTACGCCAACGGTTCCACGCTGGAAGACCCGGCGATCACCTACGGCATCGTGTTCAGTAACTTCATGAGCAAAGGCGTCTTCATCTACGAAGGCGGCACCGACGATCTCGTCATGCGAATGAAGAAAGAACTTGAGTCCAACAACGTCGACATCCGTATCAACTGCCCGGTGGATGAAATCGAAGTCAGCGACTCTCCGATCAACGGCACTCGTGTCTCCGCCGTCAAGGTTCACGGTCGACGAATCAAATGCCGAGCGGTTGTCAGCAACGCGAACTTGCGAACGACCGTCCTCAAGATGCTTGGCCCTGAAAAGCTGGACAAGAACTTCGTTGAGGAAACGCAAGCCGTGCGTCTGAACAACAGCAGCACGCAGGTGTACATGGCTCTGAAACCGGGCGAAGAGATCGACGAATCCAGCGGCGATTTGTTCTTCACCAGCACAGCGAAAGAGTTTCGCACGGACCTCTTGCTCAGCCGCGACATCACATCCCGAACGTTCAGCTTCTACTACCCTCGTACCCGGCCTCACAAGAAGAAAGAACGCTACGCGGTTGTCAGCAGCACCAATGCCAACTGGTCCGACTGGGCCGACCTCAGCGAAGAAGACTACTTGGCCAGCAAGCAAGATTTGGTCGAGACCACCATCGACGCGTTGGAAAAATACATCCCGGGCATACGAGACAAAATTGAACACGCGGAAGCCGCAACGCCGAAGACGTTCCATCACTACACCCAACATGAAATGGGCGCAAGCTTCGGCACCAAGTTCGAGGGGCTTGGCGTCAGCCGTGCTTTGCCGCAACAGATCAAAGGCATGTATCACGCGGGAAGCGTTGGAATCATCATGAGCGGCTGGTTGGGTGCCATCAACTACGGGGTGATCGTCAGCAATGAGGTTGACCAAGCCCTCGTTGCCGAGTCCACCCCGGTATGA
- a CDS encoding oxidoreductase, whose product MAYPRIASLKTHDDFLAHLRENHIEIPSDAEVQSGDDSPLAQSFDVHNFRVGNRWSILPMEGWDGTTDGAPTDLTRRRWRNFGLSGAKLIWGGEAVAVRHDGRANPNQLLLTEENLSAIASLREDLIDEHESHFSTSDDLLIGLQLTHSGRFSRPNVKSITEPRTVQRNEVLDRRVKITDDSAIFTDDELQTLIDDFIAAAVRAEKAGFQFVDVKHCHGYLGHEILAGRERPGKFGGSFENRTRFLRDIVSGIDAATNNMQVGVRLSLFDFLPYHPGPDRTGEPEPGGEPNKVFGGGDDGLTVEMSETSKLIDVMHEIGIRMICTTAGSPYTNPHIQRPAFFPPSDGYLPPEDPLVGVARQIAAVAEMKQKHPEMVFIGSGYTYLQDYLPNVGQAVVKSGMADSIGLGRMVLSYPDLPADVTAGTVWQRKKVCRTFSDCTTAPRNGIISGCYPLDPFYKKRDERKQLNDLKKAMQA is encoded by the coding sequence ATGGCTTATCCTCGCATCGCATCGCTGAAGACACACGATGACTTCCTCGCTCATTTGCGAGAAAACCATATTGAAATACCGTCGGACGCGGAGGTTCAATCCGGCGACGATTCACCGCTTGCTCAATCGTTCGATGTTCACAACTTTCGCGTCGGAAACCGCTGGTCAATTTTGCCCATGGAAGGTTGGGACGGCACGACCGACGGTGCCCCCACCGATCTGACCCGCCGACGCTGGCGCAACTTTGGTCTCAGCGGCGCAAAACTGATCTGGGGCGGGGAAGCCGTCGCCGTCCGGCACGACGGACGAGCCAACCCGAACCAATTGCTGCTGACGGAAGAGAACCTGTCCGCGATCGCATCCCTTCGCGAAGATTTGATCGACGAACACGAGAGTCACTTTAGCACCAGCGATGATCTGCTAATTGGTTTGCAACTGACGCACTCCGGTCGCTTTTCACGCCCCAACGTGAAGTCGATCACCGAGCCTCGTACCGTTCAGCGAAACGAGGTGCTGGACCGTCGCGTCAAAATCACCGACGACTCGGCGATCTTCACCGACGATGAACTTCAAACGCTGATCGACGACTTCATCGCTGCCGCAGTGCGAGCCGAAAAAGCGGGCTTTCAGTTTGTCGATGTCAAGCATTGTCACGGTTACCTCGGCCACGAAATCTTGGCCGGTCGCGAACGGCCCGGAAAATTTGGCGGCAGCTTTGAAAACCGAACGCGATTTCTTCGTGACATCGTGTCCGGCATCGACGCCGCGACGAACAACATGCAAGTCGGCGTGCGATTGAGCCTGTTTGATTTCTTGCCGTACCATCCCGGTCCCGATCGCACGGGCGAACCTGAGCCCGGTGGCGAACCCAACAAGGTGTTCGGCGGAGGCGACGATGGCTTGACGGTGGAGATGAGTGAAACGTCCAAGCTGATCGACGTGATGCATGAAATCGGCATCCGAATGATTTGCACAACGGCGGGCAGCCCGTACACGAACCCGCACATTCAACGCCCCGCGTTCTTCCCGCCGAGCGATGGTTATCTGCCACCCGAAGACCCCTTGGTCGGCGTCGCCCGGCAAATCGCAGCCGTCGCGGAAATGAAGCAGAAGCACCCCGAGATGGTATTCATCGGATCCGGTTACACCTACTTGCAAGACTACCTGCCCAACGTTGGACAAGCCGTCGTGAAAAGCGGCATGGCGGATTCCATTGGCCTAGGCCGGATGGTGCTGTCGTATCCGGACCTGCCCGCCGACGTCACCGCGGGAACCGTTTGGCAACGTAAAAAGGTCTGCCGAACGTTCAGCGATTGCACCACCGCTCCTCGCAACGGGATTATCAGCGGCTGTTACCCGCTCGACCCCTTCTACAAAAAGCGAGACGAACGCAAACAGCTCAACGACCTCAAAAAAGCCATGCAAGCGTAG
- a CDS encoding ABC transporter ATP-binding protein encodes MIQVRQFTKCYDDFTAVNSISFDVPAGRVAALVGPNGAGKTTTIRTLCGILSPTAGELNISDASLNNDPLEVKRRTAYVPDDPPLFDSLTVDDHLRFVASAYRLSEWETYADELCERFDLTEKRHTIASGLSRGMRQKVAIVCAYLRRPDVLLLDEPMTGLDPPSIRRFKETVREQADRGATVLVSSHLLSLVEDVCDHLVLMRRGEVLFHGPLQQAREQFGGDTNSLEEVFFRLTAEPESTSDEFTSHADPLT; translated from the coding sequence ATGATCCAAGTCCGCCAGTTCACGAAATGCTACGACGATTTCACTGCGGTGAATTCGATCTCATTCGACGTTCCGGCGGGACGCGTTGCCGCATTGGTCGGCCCCAACGGCGCTGGCAAAACGACCACGATCCGAACGTTGTGTGGGATTCTGTCGCCCACGGCGGGTGAGCTGAACATTTCCGATGCGTCGCTGAACAATGATCCCTTGGAAGTCAAAAGACGGACCGCTTACGTTCCCGATGATCCACCACTGTTTGATTCGTTGACCGTTGACGATCACTTGCGTTTTGTCGCTTCGGCCTACCGTTTGTCCGAATGGGAAACCTATGCCGACGAACTTTGCGAGCGTTTTGATCTGACCGAAAAACGACACACCATCGCCTCGGGTCTATCCAGAGGCATGCGGCAAAAAGTGGCGATTGTCTGTGCCTACCTGCGTCGTCCGGATGTGTTGTTGCTGGACGAACCGATGACCGGTTTGGATCCACCCAGCATTCGTCGCTTCAAAGAAACCGTTCGTGAACAAGCGGATCGGGGAGCCACGGTGCTGGTCAGTTCGCACCTGCTCTCGCTGGTCGAAGATGTTTGCGATCACCTTGTCTTGATGCGGCGTGGCGAAGTCCTCTTTCACGGACCGCTGCAGCAAGCCCGCGAACAGTTTGGCGGGGACACGAACTCTTTAGAAGAAGTCTTCTTTCGATTGACGGCGGAACCTGAATCGACGTCGGACGAATTCACGTCACACGCGGATCCGCTGACATGA
- a CDS encoding RidA family protein translates to MSFDARIDELKLELPPAPKPMGVYKPIVQAGNMVYLSGHGPLKSDKTLITGRLGLDMDVEVGYEAARQTGLGMLATLRNHLGSLDKVSRLVKLLGLVRCTDSFDAQPAVINGCSELFRDVFGEDAGVAARSALGTNALPGGIAVEIEAIFEINT, encoded by the coding sequence ATGTCCTTCGACGCACGAATTGACGAACTGAAACTGGAACTGCCTCCCGCCCCCAAGCCAATGGGCGTTTACAAACCCATCGTGCAAGCCGGCAACATGGTGTACTTGTCAGGCCACGGCCCACTAAAAAGCGACAAGACACTCATCACGGGTCGCTTGGGATTGGACATGGACGTGGAAGTCGGCTACGAAGCCGCTCGTCAAACCGGTTTGGGAATGCTGGCCACCCTTCGCAATCACTTGGGTTCGCTGGACAAGGTTTCTCGTCTGGTCAAGCTGCTCGGCTTGGTCCGTTGCACCGACTCGTTCGATGCCCAACCCGCGGTCATCAACGGCTGCAGCGAACTCTTCCGCGACGTGTTTGGCGAAGACGCAGGCGTGGCTGCTCGCAGTGCCCTGGGAACCAACGCGTTGCCAGGCGGAATTGCGGTCGAAATCGAGGCGATCTTCGAGATCAACACTTGA
- a CDS encoding NAD(P)/FAD-dependent oxidoreductase, whose product MKDFYDCVVIGGGPAGGSTASIVAESAFSTLLVERDPVPRFHVGESLMPECYWPLERIGVLDQVKRAGWQTKKSVQFVTHTGKESAPFFFREHDERECSTTWQVERSEFDKMLFDRAAELGADCHDRTRLVDVETEAGDSDDQPVARAVTLKLADGTLKKVGCRVVVDATGQQSFLAGKLGLKEINPDLKKAAIWTYYRGAVRGEGDNDGATIILNTENRDSWFWFIPQSRDITSVGCVGDNDYLLKGRGTPEQVFEEELAKCPGLQPRLANATRVGKVSTAKEFSYMTRRHAGPGWVLVGDALGFIDPVYSSGVYFALEMGVRAGDAIVTGLQKDDVSAEQLGQWTDDFKAGASRVRQLVHAFYNRDFSIGRFMKEHPEYRGNVTDLLIGRVFHEDAGKMFPALDQSIEMARANAMSKSESMADTKPMPT is encoded by the coding sequence ATGAAGGATTTCTACGATTGCGTGGTCATTGGTGGCGGCCCTGCGGGTGGTTCCACCGCGTCGATTGTCGCCGAGTCGGCGTTCAGCACACTGCTGGTCGAGCGAGATCCGGTGCCTCGGTTTCACGTTGGCGAATCGCTGATGCCCGAGTGCTATTGGCCGCTGGAGCGAATTGGGGTCCTGGATCAAGTGAAACGAGCCGGCTGGCAAACGAAAAAATCAGTCCAGTTCGTCACGCACACCGGAAAAGAATCCGCGCCGTTCTTTTTCCGCGAACATGATGAACGCGAGTGCAGCACGACGTGGCAGGTCGAACGCAGTGAATTCGACAAGATGTTGTTCGATCGAGCCGCCGAACTCGGCGCTGATTGTCATGACCGAACGCGATTGGTCGATGTCGAAACCGAAGCCGGGGATTCCGACGATCAGCCCGTCGCCCGCGCAGTCACGTTGAAATTGGCGGATGGAACGCTGAAAAAAGTTGGTTGCCGAGTCGTGGTGGACGCCACCGGTCAACAGTCGTTCTTGGCCGGAAAGTTGGGGCTGAAAGAGATCAATCCGGACCTGAAGAAAGCCGCGATTTGGACGTATTACCGCGGCGCGGTCCGAGGCGAAGGCGATAACGACGGCGCCACCATCATTCTCAACACCGAAAATCGTGATTCGTGGTTTTGGTTCATCCCGCAATCCCGCGACATCACGTCCGTCGGTTGCGTTGGCGACAACGACTACTTGTTGAAAGGTCGCGGAACGCCGGAGCAAGTCTTCGAGGAGGAATTGGCGAAGTGTCCGGGTCTGCAGCCGCGACTCGCCAACGCGACTCGTGTGGGCAAGGTCTCCACGGCAAAGGAATTCAGCTACATGACGCGTCGGCACGCCGGTCCCGGTTGGGTTCTGGTGGGCGATGCGTTGGGGTTCATCGATCCGGTTTATTCGTCAGGCGTCTATTTCGCGCTGGAAATGGGCGTTCGAGCTGGGGACGCGATTGTTACTGGATTGCAAAAAGACGACGTGTCAGCGGAACAGCTCGGCCAATGGACCGATGACTTCAAAGCCGGTGCGTCGCGAGTTCGCCAGTTGGTGCATGCGTTCTATAACCGCGATTTCAGCATCGGGCGGTTCATGAAAGAGCATCCCGAGTATCGCGGCAACGTGACGGACTTGCTGATCGGACGGGTATTCCACGAAGATGCGGGCAAAATGTTTCCGGCCCTCGATCAGTCGATCGAGATGGCTCGGGCCAATGCCATGTCCAAATCGGAATCCATGGCCGACACCAAACCCATGCCGACTTAA